From one Labeo rohita strain BAU-BD-2019 unplaced genomic scaffold, IGBB_LRoh.1.0 scaffold_114, whole genome shotgun sequence genomic stretch:
- the LOC127157646 gene encoding butyrophilin-like protein 2 — translation MAIELMSDPLLPSTGYNGFLVKGPSGPLVAALGSSVVLPCYVDEPLPMKDLEVEWRRTDSAILVHLYEDGESRPESQQQDYHDRAHFFTDQIQHGNFSLRLDNLRAEDEGRYTCRVYSQQDSSETVVQMKVDRLLVSGSDESVSASVGEDVTLNCSVDSHITPEHNEEVLWKKTDEDILVLLYQNNKTLTDSSDERYRDRVEFFTAEIPKGNFSLRLKSVRTEDKGVYMCQVFAGGLSANATAVLGRMGES, via the exons ATGGCAATTGAGCTGATGAGTGATCCTCTGCTGCCATCTACTGGTTATAATg gattcttagtGAAAGGTCCCTCTGGTCCTCTGGTTGCTGCTCTGGGATCTTCAGTGGTTTTGCCCTGTTACGTTGATGAACCCTTACCAATGAAAGATCTGGAGGTGGAATGGAGGAGAACAGACTCAGCAATTCTGGTTCATCTGTATGAAGATGGTGAGAGTCGACCAGAGTCCCAGCAGCAGGATTATCATGATAGAGCTCATTTCTTTACTGATCAGATTCAACATGGAAACTTCTCCCTCCGTCTGGACAATCTGAGAGCTGAAGACGAGGGACGATACACATGTAGAGTTTACAGTCAGCAGGATTCTTCAGAAACTGTGGTTCAAATGAAAGTTG ACCGTTTGTTAGTATCAGGATCAGATGAGTCCGTATCTGCGTCTGTGGGTGAGGACGTCACTCTGAACTGCTCTGTAGACTCTCACATCACACCTGAACACAATGAAGAGGTTTTATGGAAGAAAACTGATGAAGATATTCTGGTTCTGCTCTACCAAAACAATAAGACTTTAACAGATTCATCAGATGAGCGATATAGAGACAGAGTTGAGTTCTTCACTGCTGAAATCCCCAAAGGAAACTTCTCTCTCAGACTGAAGAGTGTCAGAACTGAGGATAAAGGAGTTTACATGTGTCAAGTGTTTGCTGGAGGACTTTCAGCCAACGCAACTGCAGTACTGGGCCGAATGGGTGAGtcttaa
- the LOC127157647 gene encoding transmembrane protein 220 — translation MASVLDPPLVSINDPDADLWMVGYAIPSGLCFLLCCQPQITESLLWRRMADLHVLVASTFGVILGWKLYKEGITDIFQQEEGRECCGLTLTVFWLLLCRHSGRSSVGSVRICTAVGITVFPFITWIYYYMNTELRKHWPEHCTTAL, via the exons atggccagcgtgctggacccaccactagtgtca ataaatgatccGGATGCTGATTTGTGGATG GTTGGTTATGCCATTCCGTCTGGAttgtgttttttgctttgctgtCAACCACAAATAACAG AGTCATTGTTATGGAGGAGAATGGCTGATCTGCATGTGCTTGTAGCCTCTACATTTGGAGTCATTCTGGGCTGGAAACTTTATAAAGAGGGAATTACAGACATTTTCCAACAAGAGGAAGGAAG AGAATGTTGTGGACTCACGTTGACAGTTTTCTGGCTGCTGTTGTGTCGACATTCAGGAAG GAGCTCTGTGGGCTCTGTGAGGATCTGCACTGCTGTGGGAATCACTGTGTTTCCCTTCATCACATGGATCTATTACTACATGAACACAGAGCTGAGGAAACACTGGCCTGAACACTGTACAACTGCTCTCTGA